A stretch of DNA from Bradyrhizobium algeriense:
CCGGGACGAGCCCGGCCATGACGCAAAGGGGAAAAAGACCATGACTGAAATTCGTGTTCCGACGCTCGGCGAGTCCGTGACGGAAGCCACCATCGGCCGCTGGTTCAAGAAAGCCGGCGAGGCCGTCGCGGTGGACGAGCCGCTGGTCGAGCTTGAGACCGACAAGGTCACCATCGAAGTGCCGGCGCCGTCTGCCGGTGTGCTCGGCGAGATCGCGGCCAAAGATGGCGAGACCGTCGCCGTCGGCGCGCTGCTTGGGCAGATCAATGACGGTGCGGCGAGTGCTGTGAAGCCGGCCGCCCCACCTGCCAAACCCGCAGCAGCTCCGGCTGCGGCGCCCGCCGCGGCTCCGAAGGCTGCGGCATCGGATGCGCCGCTGGCGCCGTCGGTTCGAAAGCTCTCCGCCGAAAGCGGCATCGATGCCGCGACCGTTCCCGGCTCCGGCAAGGACGGCCGCGTCACCAAGGGCGACATGCTGGCCGCGATCGAGAAGGCGGCGTCCGCGCCGACCCCGGTCAATCAGCCGGCCGCTTCCGTGCAGGTGCGCGCGCCGTCTCCGGCTGACGATGCCGCGCGCGAAGAGCGCGTGAAGATGACGCGGCTGCGCCAGACCATCGCGCGGCGGCTGAAGGACGTGCAGAACACGGCGGCGATGCTGACGACCTTCAACGAGGTCGACATGACCCACATCATGGCGATGCGCACACAATACAAGGACGTGTTCGAGAAGAAGCATGGTTCGAAGCTCGGCTTCATGGGCTTCTTCACCAAGGCCGTCGTGCAGGCGCTGAAGGATATCCCGGCCGTCAATGCCGAGATCGACGGCACTGATTTGATCTACAAGAACTACTACCACATCGGCGTCGCCGTCGGCACCGACAAGGGCCTGGTCGTGCCCGTAGTGCGCGACTGCGACCACAAGTCGATCTCCGACATCGAAAAGGGAATCGCCGATTTCGGCCGCCGCGCCCGCGATGGCCAGCTCAAGATCGACGAGATGCAGGGCGGCACCTTCACCATCACCAATGGCGGCATCTACGGTTCGCTGATGTCGACGCCGATCCTGAACGCGCCGCAGTCCGGCATCCTCGGCATGCACAAGATCCAGGAGCGGCCGATGGTGGTCGGCGGCAAGATCGAGGTCCGCCCGATGATGTATCTGGCGCTGTCTTACGATCACCGCGTGATCGACGGCAAGGAAGCGGTGACCTTCCTGGTCCGCGTCAAGGAAAGCCTGGAAGACCCCGCACGTCTGGTGCTGGATCTCTAACGCCATCGGCTTTGCCCGCGCCGGTGCGAAAGGCCGGCGCTGCGAGCCATGGATCGATGCGCGCCGACTTGTGGGGGCTGATATGACGGACAAGGTTGTTGTGATCACCGGCGGTAGCCGCGGCATCGGCCGCGCCACCGCGCTCGCTGCCGCCGCGCGCGGCTTTCGCGTCGTGGTCGGCTACGCCAGCAATGAGGCGGCGGCGAAGGAAGTCGTCGCCTCGATCGAGCGCAAGAACGGCAAGGCGATTGCCGTGAAATGCGATGTCGGCAGCGAGGCGGATATTCTCGCGCTG
This window harbors:
- the odhB gene encoding 2-oxoglutarate dehydrogenase complex dihydrolipoyllysine-residue succinyltransferase; the protein is MTEIRVPTLGESVTEATIGRWFKKAGEAVAVDEPLVELETDKVTIEVPAPSAGVLGEIAAKDGETVAVGALLGQINDGAASAVKPAAPPAKPAAAPAAAPAAAPKAAASDAPLAPSVRKLSAESGIDAATVPGSGKDGRVTKGDMLAAIEKAASAPTPVNQPAASVQVRAPSPADDAAREERVKMTRLRQTIARRLKDVQNTAAMLTTFNEVDMTHIMAMRTQYKDVFEKKHGSKLGFMGFFTKAVVQALKDIPAVNAEIDGTDLIYKNYYHIGVAVGTDKGLVVPVVRDCDHKSISDIEKGIADFGRRARDGQLKIDEMQGGTFTITNGGIYGSLMSTPILNAPQSGILGMHKIQERPMVVGGKIEVRPMMYLALSYDHRVIDGKEAVTFLVRVKESLEDPARLVLDL